In Mixophyes fleayi isolate aMixFle1 unplaced genomic scaffold, aMixFle1.hap1 Scaffold_1577, whole genome shotgun sequence, a genomic segment contains:
- the LOC142115243 gene encoding LOW QUALITY PROTEIN: uncharacterized protein LOC142115243 (The sequence of the model RefSeq protein was modified relative to this genomic sequence to represent the inferred CDS: inserted 7 bases in 4 codons; deleted 1 base in 1 codon), translating into MEPPAGPCSSPPGHRPVPPPRRGSTDRRPLSPVRRDGKPGTPERATVTQRVVIVLQSRESAPTPSLGAAAPEDTPIPSLGAAGSTPTPSLGASLAESVPRPSLGASLAESVPRPSLGASLPEDTPTPSLGAAGSTPTPSLGASLAEDTPIPSLGAAGSTPTPSLGASLAEDTPIPSLGAAGSTPTPSLGASLAESVPRPSLGASLPEDTPTPSLGAAGSTPTPSLGAAGSTPTPSLGASLPEDTPTPNLGAAECTPIPSLRVAESTPRPSLGASLPEDTPTPSLGASESTPRPSLGASLAEDTPIPSLVSSLPEDTRISSLEAAESAPIWSMGVTLPEYTPLQSLGQAESATGPSLGVSLSGDKSVPSLGMSPLVQSHGTSPPIKNQVLSPAKNPAYTVTQDCTSSSLESQMHLHSILPQKAMIHIHRMSPQKSVMQNHGASPQKPVMQNHGSAPPEPVMQSLAETATQRQGATLSTHIHLISQQESEIQSSATAVPHQNNTAQNALLSVYMTGIILPDSVMQNAANLPPEGPTQSAIAFPSEDQTQIGAILPLESITQSATALPPAGTMKTATVLPHEGATQSATDLRPEDVIDNVSSLPPEGVLQRVTALSPEEVLQRVTSPPKRVLTQQNVVVKQDGDNVTQSELNSVSQTIEQPSTQSAQGGSSLSPIRVHDSFSPHRNMYSKPPLPIPPRSNLYPGHPPPLREQETSLGHETASLSSYRSKAPAPDTLSYLDSVSLMSGTLESLTMLDDASSLGSDSEINGIPYRKTDKYGFLGGNQFSGNGEGMVSLEIARQRELKWLDMFNHWDKWITRRFQKVKLRCRKGIPSSLRAKAWQCLSSSDELLKNNPGKFEEMERQPGDPKWLDVIEKDLHRQFPFHEMFAARGGHGQQDLYRILKAYTVYRPEEGYCQAQAPVAAVLLMHMPAEQAFWCLVQICDKYLPGYYSAGLEAIQLDGEIFFAXVAEGLPMAYRHLKKFKIDPILYMTEWXMCIFSRTLPWASVLRVWDMFFCEGVKIIFXVGLVLLRHTLGSVDKLRSCQGMYETMEKLRSLPVHCMQEEVLLPEVSSLPVTDALIERESNTQLRKWRENRGELQYPPSRRMHGARQIYEEKLRLNPALSGSRLSLSSLXGDRPPPPKPALAIQPESVVVSEGLHPALPSPTSNKAPLGPPKEAAKKGKEKPKEKDKKREKEEREREKKREKEEREEREREQKREREREKQREKEEKRVQKEKEKQKRERKFSFRRKEVSSRAQSLTEERGRVCSPRHLLLKNTVDPPSGQSLL; encoded by the exons ATGGAGCCACCTGCCGGACCGTGCTCCTCTCCCCCGGGGCACCGGCCCGTACCCCCTCCCCGCCGGGGCTCCACAGACCGCCGGCCCCTCAGTCCTGTCCGGAGAGATGGGAAGCCTGGAACACCTGAGAGAGCCACAGTCACCCAGAGGGTGGTCATAGTGCTGCAGAGCCGTGAGAGCGCCCCAACACCGAGCCTGGGGGCGGCAGCACCTGAGGATACCCCAATACCGAGCCTGGGGGCAGCAGGAAGTACCCCAACACCGAGCCTGGGGGCGTCACTGGCAGAGAGCGTCCCAAGACCGAGCCTGGGGGCGTCACTGGCAGAGAGCGTCCCAAGACCGAGCCTGGGGGCGTCACTGCCAGAGGATACCCCAACACCGAGCCTGGGGGCAGCAGGAAGTACCCCAACACCGAGCCTGGGGGCGTCACTGGCAGAGGATACCCCAATACCGAGCCTGGGGGCAGCAGGAAGTACCCCAACACCGAGCCTGGGGGCGTCACTGGCAGAGGATACCCCAATACCGAGCCTGGGGGCAGCAGGAAGTACCCCAACACCGAGCCTGGGGGCGTCACTGGCAGAGAGCGTCCCAAGACCGAGCCTGGGGGCGTCACTGCCAGAGGATACCCCAACACCGAGCCTGGGGGCAGCAGGAAGTACCCCAACACCGAGCCTGGGGGCAGCAGGAAGTACCCCAACACCGAGCCTGGGGGCGTCACTGCCAGAGGATACCCCAACACCGAACCTGGGGGCGGCAGAGTGCACCCCAATACCGAGCCTGAGGGTGGCAGAGAGCACCCCAAGACCGAGCCTGGGGGCGTCACTGCCAGAGGATACCCCAACACCGAGCCTGGGGGCGTCAGAGAGCACCCCAAGACCGAGCCTGGGGGCATCACTGGCAGAGGATACCCCAATACCGAGCCTGGTGTCGTCGCTGCCCGAGGATACCCGAATATCGAGCCTTGAGGCGGCAGAAAGCGCCCCAATATGGAGCATGGGGGTGACCCTGCCTGAGTACACCCCATTGCAAAGTCTGGGGCAGGCAGAGAGTGCCACGGGACCAAGCTTGGGAGTGTCACTGTCTGGGGACAAGTCAGTACCGAGCCTGGGGATGTCACCGCTGGTACAGAGCCATGGGACCTCGCCACCGATAAAGAACCAAGTTTTATCACCTGCCAAGAACCCAGCATATACTGTGACCCAGGACTGTACGTCATCATCCCTGGAATCACAGATGCATCTTCACAGTATTTTACCACAAAAAGCCATGATACATATTCATAGGATGTCACCCCAGAAGTCTGTAATGCAAAACCACGGAGCATCACCCCAGAAACCTGTAATGCAGAACCACGGATCAGCACCCCCAGAACCTGTGATGCAGTCACTGGCAGAAACGGCAACACAGAGGCAGGGGGCAACTCTCTCCACACACATCCATCTGATATCACAACAGGAAAGTGAGATACAGAGTTCAGCAACTGCAGTACCACACCAGAACAACACAGCCCAAAATGCTCTGCTATCTGTATACATGACTGGTATAATTCTTCCTGATAGTGTCATGCAGAATGCAGCAAATCTCCCACCAGAAGGCCCCACGCAGAGTGCTATAGCTTTCCCATCGGAAGACCAAACACAGATCGGTGCAATTCTCCCACTGGAAAGCATCACTCAAAGCGCTACAGCTCTCCCACCCGCAGGCACCATGAAGACAGCAACTGTTCTTCCACATGAAGGCGCCACTCAAAGCGCCACTGATCTCCGACCAGAAGACGTTATAGACAATGTTTCATCTCTCCCACCGGAGGGTGTTCTGCAGAGAGTTACAGCTCTTTCACCAGAAGAAGTTCTGCAGAGAGTTACAAGTCCCCCAAAACGTGTCCTCACCCAGCAGAATGTTGTAGTGAAGCAGGACGGGGATAATGTCACACAGAGTGAACTGAATTCTGTATCTCAGACAATTGAACAGCCTTCCACACAGTCAGCTCAGGGGGGCTCGTCACTATCTCCAATTCGTGTCCATGACTCGTTTAGTCCTCACAGGAACATGTACTCCAAACCCCCACTCCCTATTCCACCTAGATCCAACCTGTACCCTGGCCATCCACCTCCCCTTCGTGAGCAGGAGACCTCTCTCGGCCATGAAACGGCCTCTTTGTCCAGCTACAGGTCCAAGGCCCCAGCTCCAGACACACTCAGCTACTTGGACTCTGTCAGTCTGATGTCTGGCACCCTGGAGTCTCTCACCATGCTGGATGATGCCAGCTCTCTTGGGTCTGACTCTGAGATTAACGGTATACCGTACAGGAAGACCGACAAGTATGGATTTCTGGGAGGAAATCAATTCAGTGGCAACGG GGAGGGTATGGTCTCTTTGGAAATTGCCCGACAAAGAGAGCTGAAGTGGTTGGACATGTTCAACCATTGGGATAAGTGGATAACTCGGCGCTTTCAGAAG GTAAAGCTGCGATGCCGGAAGGGAATCCCATCCTCTCTGAGAGCTAAAGCCTGGCAGTGTCTCTCCAGCAGCGATGAACTTCTGAAAAACAACCCAGGAAAATTTGAG GAGATGGAGAGACAGCCGGGAGACCCCAAGTGGTTGGATGTGATCGAGAAAGATCTACACCGTCAGTTTCCTTTCCACGAGATGTTTGCAGCACGGGGGGGACACGG GCAGCAGGACTTATACCGTATCCTGAAGGCGTACACCGTGTACCGGCCGGAGGAAGGATACTGCCAGGCCCAGGCTCCAGTGGCTGCAGTGCTACTCATGCACATGCCGGCTGAG CAAGCCTTCTGGTGCCTGGTCCAGATCTGTGACAAATATCTGCCGGGATATTATAGTGCTGGCTTG GAAGCCATTCAACTGGATGGGGAGATTTTCTTTGC TGTTGCGGAGGGTTTGCCCATGGCTTACAGGCATCTGAAGAAGTTTAAGATTGACCCGATCCTATATATGACGGAAT TTATGTGTATTTTCTCTCGCACGTTACCTTGGGCTTCTGTCCTGCGAGTCTGGGATATGTTCTTCTGTGAGG GGGTGAAGATCATCTT GGTGGGATTGGTGTTACTGCGACATACTCTGGGTTCAGTGGACAAGCTGCGGAGCTGTCAGGGAATGTACGAGACGATGGAGAAGTTGCGGAGCCTTCCAGTACATTGTATGCAGGAGGAGGTGCTGTTACCTGAG GTGAGTTCTCTCCCGGTCACTGACGCtttaatagagagagagagcaataCTCAACTGCGTAAGTGGCGA GAGAACCGTGGAGAATTACAGTACCCGCCCTCACGCCGTATGCATGGAGCCCGCCAGATCTATGAAGAGAAACTGCGCTTAAATCCCGCCCTCAGCGGCAGCCGTCTCAGTCTGTCCAGCCT CGGCGAccgtccccctccccccaagccTGCTCTCGCCATCCAGCCCGAGTCCGTGGTGGTCTCTGAGGGTCTCCATCCTGCGCTGCCTTCCCCCACCTCCAATAAGGCACCCCTGGGACCACCCAAGGAGGCAGCCAAGAAGGGGAAGGAGAAGCCAAAGGAGAAAGATAAAAAGCGAGAGAAGGAAGAGCGAGAGCGGGAGAAGAAAAGAGAGAAGGAAGAACGAGAGGAGAGAGAGCGGGagcagaagagggagagagagcgagaaaagcagagagagaaggaggaaaAGCGAGtccagaaagagaaagagaaacagaaaagagagagaaagtttTCCTTCAGGCGTAAAGAAGTATCTTCCCGGGCGCAGAGCCTCACCGAAGAGCGAGGCCGGGTCTGCAGCCCACGACACCTACTTCTGAAGAACACAGTGGATCCCCCTAGTGGACAGTCACTGTTATAG